One Pseudodesulfovibrio cashew DNA window includes the following coding sequences:
- a CDS encoding chemotaxis protein CheA → MSQEFLDSEILADFFIEAKEHLETIEPNLLELEKSPDNLGLLNEIFRPMHSLKGASGFLGLNKINKLAHKAENILDELRQGSMRVTEEIMDLILSATDALRTMVDNLENNGVEGDVDTEPILDQIEAVLSGEPALVAPPEVESVDEVAPVAAPEPEAEAQAEIDTAPVPPAAEREEKTMTSSYTPQPDPNFDDTPYGLTTVGEGHLADFLEEAHEIIENLNRCLLTLEGGPDDSEEMINDTFRYFHNLKGNSGIIGFRELNALTHEAETLLNKVRKGEMECGQGIIDLLLSAVDLIEDLVGKVDLETNRVTPLDTSIMVQLLQRVTEEGDVAEVRDYLASERENVGVSEQAEIEEEPAEEVAKEPADSVASAGAAVSEYDPEDISLFVMTIGQQLESAVVALKMLREDPGQRDIVDALFRTFQTIHNSTGYMGLDEIKEYAGRNVGLVDQGRKSNMDFSLMLDILDQEFAILKDMILKKVEEISGEPMEDPTVDVKVPAAAPKVESTPKAEPAPKAEPAPEKKAVAQPKAAPAPKPTAPPVPKTESKPAPKPAAQAAPTASRGSSGNQPPAKPKASSTIRVDHHKLDHLMNVIGELIINRNRYAMLARALEEGHEEVHVVAQQLTETTYAMARISDDLQDTIMKVRMVPVQSVFSRFPRLVRDLSRKSGKQVELIMEGEETEFDKSVVEEIGDPLVHLVRNAVDHGLEDEQERIAAGKKPKGHVWLRAYHKGNSVAIEVEDDGRGMDPEKLKAVAIRKGILTPEEANQMDDREALDLIFAPGFSSAEKVTDISGRGVGMDVVKTNIKNLKGSVHTQSEVGKGTKLTLTLPLTLAIIDALMVQVAGDTFAIPLDAVSETTKIEVEKLSDVNKRKAVTLRGEVLGIVELSELLGLAQTMDQRQVLPMVVIHDNDRRLGLVVDRLLERQEIVIKPLGQYLNNFNLKGLSGATIMGDGSVVLILDPHEIYALSTQLGRKQEAATIGAGLPAPKQS, encoded by the coding sequence ATGAGCCAGGAATTTCTTGATTCGGAAATCTTAGCCGACTTTTTCATTGAAGCCAAAGAGCATTTGGAAACCATTGAGCCCAATCTGCTCGAGTTGGAGAAGTCCCCGGATAATCTTGGACTACTCAATGAGATCTTCCGTCCGATGCACTCCCTCAAGGGGGCATCTGGATTTCTTGGATTGAATAAAATCAACAAGTTGGCGCATAAGGCGGAAAATATTCTCGATGAGCTTCGCCAAGGCTCCATGCGCGTTACGGAAGAGATCATGGATTTGATCCTTTCCGCCACGGACGCCTTGAGGACCATGGTCGACAACTTGGAGAACAATGGTGTTGAGGGGGACGTCGATACCGAGCCCATTCTTGACCAGATAGAGGCGGTCCTGTCAGGCGAACCAGCTCTCGTCGCTCCGCCTGAGGTCGAGTCAGTGGATGAAGTAGCCCCCGTTGCCGCCCCTGAACCGGAAGCCGAAGCACAGGCCGAAATCGACACCGCGCCCGTTCCGCCCGCAGCGGAGAGGGAGGAGAAAACCATGACATCATCCTATACACCGCAGCCGGATCCGAATTTCGATGACACTCCGTATGGACTGACGACAGTCGGGGAGGGGCACCTTGCCGATTTCCTCGAGGAGGCGCACGAGATTATCGAGAATCTCAATCGTTGTTTGCTGACTCTGGAAGGAGGCCCGGACGACAGCGAGGAGATGATAAACGACACTTTCCGCTATTTCCATAATCTCAAAGGCAATAGCGGCATCATCGGGTTCAGGGAACTCAATGCGTTGACCCATGAGGCCGAAACTTTGCTCAACAAGGTCCGCAAGGGGGAAATGGAGTGCGGTCAGGGCATCATCGACCTGCTTTTATCCGCAGTGGACCTGATTGAGGACCTGGTGGGCAAGGTGGATCTGGAGACAAATCGGGTCACGCCGCTGGATACCAGCATTATGGTCCAATTGCTCCAACGGGTCACCGAAGAGGGTGATGTGGCCGAGGTTCGCGATTACCTGGCCAGCGAAAGGGAAAACGTCGGCGTGTCCGAACAGGCCGAAATAGAAGAGGAACCGGCTGAAGAGGTTGCGAAAGAGCCGGCAGATTCCGTTGCATCAGCAGGTGCCGCAGTGTCCGAGTACGATCCTGAGGATATTTCCTTGTTTGTGATGACCATCGGCCAGCAGCTTGAAAGCGCAGTCGTGGCCTTGAAGATGCTTCGTGAAGATCCCGGCCAGCGGGATATCGTGGACGCGCTGTTCAGGACTTTCCAGACCATTCATAACTCCACCGGGTACATGGGGCTCGACGAAATAAAGGAGTATGCCGGCCGCAACGTGGGCCTGGTGGACCAGGGCAGGAAATCGAATATGGATTTCTCCCTGATGTTGGACATTCTGGATCAGGAATTCGCCATTCTCAAGGATATGATTCTCAAGAAGGTCGAGGAGATTTCCGGTGAGCCGATGGAAGACCCGACTGTAGACGTCAAGGTCCCCGCCGCCGCTCCCAAAGTCGAATCAACTCCCAAGGCCGAGCCCGCTCCCAAGGCCGAGCCCGCTCCAGAGAAGAAGGCGGTCGCTCAGCCCAAGGCTGCGCCTGCTCCGAAACCTACCGCGCCACCCGTGCCGAAGACAGAGTCAAAGCCCGCTCCCAAGCCCGCCGCGCAGGCTGCGCCGACGGCAAGCCGGGGAAGTTCCGGAAATCAGCCTCCGGCAAAGCCCAAGGCATCGAGCACTATCCGCGTTGACCATCACAAGCTGGATCACCTGATGAACGTGATCGGCGAGTTGATCATCAACCGCAACCGCTACGCCATGCTCGCCCGTGCTTTGGAAGAGGGGCACGAGGAAGTGCATGTTGTGGCCCAGCAGCTCACGGAAACCACCTACGCCATGGCGCGAATTTCCGACGATCTGCAGGACACCATCATGAAGGTGCGCATGGTGCCCGTTCAGTCAGTCTTTTCACGTTTCCCGCGCTTGGTACGCGACCTCAGCCGCAAGTCCGGCAAGCAGGTGGAACTGATCATGGAAGGCGAGGAGACCGAATTTGACAAGTCCGTGGTCGAGGAGATCGGCGATCCCCTGGTCCACCTGGTCAGGAACGCCGTGGACCACGGTCTCGAAGATGAGCAGGAGCGTATCGCCGCAGGCAAGAAGCCCAAAGGGCATGTCTGGCTGCGGGCCTATCACAAGGGCAACTCCGTTGCCATCGAGGTCGAGGACGACGGGCGTGGCATGGATCCGGAAAAGCTCAAGGCCGTGGCCATCCGCAAGGGCATTCTCACCCCTGAGGAAGCCAACCAGATGGATGATCGCGAGGCCTTGGATCTCATCTTTGCCCCCGGTTTTTCTTCCGCCGAGAAGGTCACAGATATCTCGGGACGAGGCGTGGGTATGGATGTGGTCAAAACCAACATCAAGAATCTCAAGGGCAGCGTTCACACCCAGTCCGAAGTGGGCAAGGGGACCAAGCTCACTTTGACCCTGCCACTGACTCTGGCCATTATCGATGCTCTAATGGTCCAGGTGGCGGGCGATACCTTTGCCATCCCTCTGGACGCGGTCTCGGAGACCACCAAGATCGAGGTGGAGAAGCTCTCCGACGTCAACAAGCGCAAGGCCGTGACCCTGCGCGGCGAAGTTCTTGGTATCGTGGAGTTGTCCGAGCTGCTTGGCCTGGCCCAGACCATGGATCAACGGCAAGTGTTGCCCATGGTCGTCATTCATGACAACGATCGCCGTCTGGGCTTGGTCGTGGACCGGCTGCTGGAGAGGCAGGAGATTGTCATCAAGCCTCTTGGCCAGTATTTGAACAACTTCAATCTCAAGGGGCTGTCCGGCGCGACCATCATGGGCGATGGCTCGGTGGTTCTGATTCTCGATCCGCATGAGATCTACGCCCTGTCCACTCAGCTTGGCAGAAAGCAGGAAGCCGCGACTATAGGTGCAGGCCTGCCCGCGCCCAAACAATCCTAG
- a CDS encoding multiheme c-type cytochrome, whose translation MSRHASAGITCLDCHQAQPGDKDIAVDHEKYYSRGDMPMGEKQYFVPIASPVTPKDCSRCHPDEAKQYSKSKHANTIEVMWKIDPWLNQGMNSDNERKTGCYYCHGTVLKMKDGKLDPATWPNVGVGRVNLDGSLGSCTSCHTRHRFSVMEARKPETCGQCHLGPDHPQIEIFNESKHGDIYQAFKHEYNFDSAPGAWTPGVDYRAPTCASCHMSGSGKQPTTHDVTERLSWELQAPLTVRPQDFKPFPSGTDWKVERDKMKDICKQCHGTAWVEDHYTQTDKAVEEYNENYFKPAKKMLDDLYTKGLLDKSKFFDEHLEVEYYELWHHEGRRARMGSAMMAPDYAWWHGFYECKHRYNKFMEEARHLIETNTKAYKYPDFPNTGGDTTKPVEVFGKQ comes from the coding sequence ATGAGTCGACACGCCTCGGCAGGTATCACCTGCCTTGACTGCCACCAGGCACAACCCGGCGATAAAGATATCGCAGTAGACCATGAAAAATATTACTCCAGAGGCGATATGCCCATGGGCGAGAAACAGTACTTTGTTCCCATCGCCTCTCCCGTCACCCCCAAAGACTGCTCCCGTTGCCATCCCGACGAGGCCAAGCAGTATTCCAAGAGCAAGCACGCCAACACGATTGAAGTCATGTGGAAGATCGACCCGTGGCTGAATCAGGGCATGAATTCCGACAATGAACGGAAGACCGGTTGCTACTACTGTCACGGAACGGTGCTCAAGATGAAAGATGGCAAGCTGGACCCGGCCACCTGGCCCAATGTCGGCGTCGGTCGTGTGAACCTGGATGGATCCCTTGGTAGCTGTACCAGTTGTCACACCCGTCACCGTTTCTCGGTGATGGAAGCACGCAAGCCCGAGACCTGCGGCCAGTGCCACCTGGGCCCGGATCATCCACAAATAGAGATCTTCAACGAATCCAAGCATGGCGACATCTACCAGGCCTTCAAGCACGAATACAACTTCGACTCCGCTCCCGGAGCATGGACTCCCGGTGTGGATTATCGCGCCCCGACTTGTGCGTCCTGTCATATGTCCGGTTCCGGCAAGCAGCCGACCACCCACGATGTGACCGAACGTCTTTCCTGGGAACTCCAGGCTCCCCTGACTGTTCGTCCGCAGGACTTCAAGCCGTTCCCGTCCGGCACGGATTGGAAAGTCGAGCGTGACAAGATGAAGGACATCTGCAAGCAGTGCCACGGCACCGCTTGGGTCGAGGATCATTACACCCAGACCGACAAGGCTGTGGAAGAGTATAACGAGAACTACTTCAAGCCTGCCAAGAAGATGCTTGATGATCTGTACACCAAGGGACTGCTCGACAAGTCCAAGTTCTTCGACGAACACCTTGAAGTCGAATACTATGAACTGTGGCACCACGAAGGCCGTCGCGCAAGAATGGGTTCTGCCATGATGGCCCCGGACTATGCATGGTGGCATGGGTTCTATGAGTGCAAGCACCGCTACAACAAGTTCATGGAAGAAGCGCGGCACCTCATTGAGACCAACACCAAGGCCTACAAGTACCCTGACTTCCCGAACACTGGTGGAGATACCACCAAGCCTGTGGAAGTTTTTGGCAAGCAGTAA
- a CDS encoding HEAT repeat domain-containing protein: protein MAQCTEYLALLKSDDKEVVRDSAFRAGEDNCVEAVDALAALLTTNHLGIQEAADSSLRKIGGKETVRAVLPLLRSDEAPVRNLSMDILREVGSQDLPSLIELIHDDDPDIRIFVADILGSSDTALAVQPLCEALLKDPEVNVRYQAAVSLGELGKPEAATCLNKAIEDEEWVQYSVIEALTKIGHSSSVDAMVKALDKASDLVASMIIDALGELGNVKAVTMLLRRMEGSHTALRNKIVKAVVRILGGKSLTLLSAEERERFRQYLLVALEDEDVEIQDAAINGLAYVGGEKASEGILRIAGGLDPDGDHERYGASIDALARIGMTNALEEGVLGEDQDVARAAVQALAQISPDHCDGEHQVCKVLMDAFWQVGLPIQRQIVTVAAERGNIEAKDFFIRILEEHRDGTVLKSAVYMLGERLRLAEVADRIFPLLSHQYDDVKEAALEACIAIDSPEIRDRFKEMAGSEDPMSRLMAVYALGKVGVLENLEHIKHGLKDEIPDIRKVAVESLVTICDVSEEWKPLVISMIGDESKDVRMTVVEIFGQCKAPEFLPYLIGALDDPDDWVKIRAIDALGEYRDEQATARLIELLANPNRFMVLKVIEALGHIGGTAAFRALLDLADSDEYELVSAAENAITALQESQE, encoded by the coding sequence ATGGCACAATGTACCGAGTACCTAGCTCTGCTGAAAAGCGACGATAAGGAAGTCGTGCGCGACAGTGCTTTCAGGGCGGGAGAAGACAATTGCGTGGAGGCGGTGGACGCCCTGGCCGCATTGTTGACGACCAACCATCTGGGCATTCAGGAAGCGGCGGACAGCTCCCTGCGAAAGATCGGAGGCAAGGAAACCGTGCGTGCGGTCCTGCCTCTGCTGCGATCGGATGAAGCACCGGTTCGCAACCTGTCCATGGACATCCTGCGCGAGGTCGGTAGCCAGGATTTGCCTTCCCTTATCGAGCTCATTCATGACGATGATCCGGACATCCGAATTTTTGTTGCCGACATTCTCGGCTCCAGTGACACCGCTCTGGCCGTCCAGCCGTTGTGCGAGGCGCTGCTCAAGGACCCGGAGGTGAACGTCAGGTATCAGGCTGCCGTCAGCCTCGGGGAATTGGGGAAGCCGGAAGCCGCCACTTGCCTGAACAAGGCCATAGAAGATGAAGAGTGGGTCCAGTATTCCGTCATTGAGGCGTTGACCAAAATTGGCCATTCCAGCTCGGTTGATGCCATGGTCAAGGCCCTGGACAAGGCTTCGGACCTGGTCGCCTCCATGATCATCGACGCCCTTGGAGAGCTGGGCAACGTCAAGGCCGTGACCATGCTGCTCCGTCGCATGGAGGGCTCCCACACTGCATTGCGCAACAAGATCGTCAAGGCCGTGGTCAGAATTCTTGGAGGCAAGTCCCTCACGCTGCTTAGTGCCGAGGAGCGCGAGCGGTTCCGTCAGTATCTGCTGGTGGCGCTTGAGGATGAGGATGTCGAAATTCAGGATGCGGCCATCAATGGCCTGGCGTACGTGGGCGGGGAAAAGGCTTCCGAGGGCATTCTCCGAATTGCCGGCGGGCTTGATCCGGACGGCGACCATGAACGCTATGGTGCGTCAATCGACGCCCTTGCAAGGATTGGCATGACCAACGCCCTGGAGGAGGGAGTCCTTGGCGAGGATCAGGACGTGGCGAGGGCTGCCGTCCAGGCTCTGGCCCAGATTTCTCCGGACCATTGTGACGGCGAGCATCAGGTATGCAAGGTGCTCATGGACGCTTTCTGGCAGGTGGGGCTGCCCATCCAGCGGCAGATCGTCACCGTTGCCGCCGAGCGCGGTAACATCGAAGCCAAGGATTTCTTTATCCGCATCCTGGAGGAACACCGGGACGGCACCGTGCTCAAGAGCGCGGTTTACATGCTGGGTGAAAGGCTACGGCTAGCCGAAGTGGCAGACAGGATTTTTCCCCTCCTTTCCCATCAGTATGACGACGTGAAGGAGGCCGCTCTGGAGGCCTGCATCGCCATAGACAGTCCGGAGATCCGCGACCGGTTCAAGGAAATGGCCGGGAGCGAAGACCCCATGTCGCGGCTTATGGCCGTATACGCCCTGGGCAAGGTCGGCGTGCTTGAGAATCTGGAACACATCAAGCATGGGCTGAAAGACGAGATTCCCGATATCCGCAAGGTGGCCGTGGAGTCACTTGTCACCATTTGCGACGTCAGCGAAGAGTGGAAGCCTTTGGTCATCTCCATGATCGGGGACGAAAGCAAGGACGTCAGGATGACCGTGGTCGAAATTTTTGGGCAATGCAAGGCTCCGGAATTTCTTCCCTATCTTATTGGTGCCCTGGACGATCCCGACGACTGGGTCAAGATACGGGCTATAGACGCCCTGGGCGAATACCGGGATGAACAGGCTACCGCGAGACTCATCGAGTTGCTGGCGAATCCGAACCGCTTCATGGTCCTGAAGGTCATCGAGGCCCTTGGTCACATCGGCGGAACGGCGGCTTTCCGGGCTTTGCTCGATTTGGCGGACAGCGATGAATATGAATTGGTCAGTGCGGCGGAAAACGCCATTACCGCTTTGCAGGAATCCCAGGAGTAA
- the ybgF gene encoding tol-pal system protein YbgF yields the protein MKYLKLVLLAALCLFAVGCTAMQQRQATTDASTEWRLKSLEESFLNFREEQRRQADTIDEKAADADKRIAELEQEVAALKAGGVVADSAADAPDDMKDGANKGWVTDLKPEPDEWVEGGKPAPESGAEPVAQSAEEKPWDKVPGPPPVIPEPTVVHRDKPAPKAVKPKPVPKKNVKSAPKAAYGSAMALYDAGKYAAARDGFDAFLKRFPKDDLVPNALYWKGETYYSQKDYAQSILAFKEVTGRFPKHDKAAAALLKIGMSYERVGDPDNSVFYLRALVEDFPDSAPAKLARKELRRLGG from the coding sequence ATGAAGTATCTGAAGCTCGTTCTGCTTGCCGCCTTGTGCCTGTTTGCCGTCGGTTGTACCGCCATGCAACAGCGGCAGGCGACCACCGATGCGAGCACGGAGTGGCGACTCAAGAGCCTGGAGGAGAGCTTCCTAAATTTTCGCGAGGAACAGCGGCGTCAGGCGGACACCATTGATGAAAAAGCCGCCGACGCAGATAAGCGTATTGCCGAGTTGGAGCAGGAAGTCGCTGCTCTGAAGGCGGGCGGCGTTGTGGCGGACAGTGCCGCCGACGCACCTGACGACATGAAGGACGGGGCGAACAAGGGGTGGGTAACCGATCTCAAGCCCGAACCCGACGAATGGGTGGAAGGCGGCAAGCCGGCGCCGGAATCCGGTGCGGAACCGGTTGCCCAGAGCGCCGAGGAGAAGCCGTGGGACAAGGTGCCCGGGCCGCCGCCGGTTATCCCTGAACCTACGGTTGTTCACCGTGACAAGCCAGCCCCCAAGGCCGTCAAGCCCAAGCCTGTTCCGAAAAAAAATGTAAAATCAGCCCCGAAGGCCGCCTATGGATCGGCCATGGCCCTGTACGACGCAGGTAAATATGCAGCGGCGCGCGACGGTTTCGACGCCTTTCTCAAGCGTTTCCCCAAGGATGATCTGGTCCCCAACGCGCTCTATTGGAAAGGCGAGACCTATTATTCTCAAAAGGATTATGCCCAGTCCATCCTGGCCTTCAAGGAGGTCACTGGCCGTTTCCCCAAACACGACAAGGCGGCTGCCGCACTGCTCAAGATCGGCATGTCGTATGAAAGGGTGGGCGATCCGGATAATTCAGTTTTCTATCTGCGCGCCCTGGTCGAGGATTTCCCGGATTCCGCTCCCGCCAAGCTGGCCCGCAAGGAATTGCGCCGATTGGGCGGATAG
- a CDS encoding protein-glutamate methylesterase/protein-glutamine glutaminase: MIKVLVVDDSAFMRKAIGTMLEKDPGINVVGTARDGREGLDLVRKLDPDVVTMDIEMPRMDGLTALRHIMMESPRPVLMVSSLTTEGAEATLKAMELGAVDFIPKQLSKVSLDIIKIEKDLIAKVKAVALRKLRHRAPVRHAVAKPQAPSPAPAKRPMPTRTGRPKRDVVAIGVSTGGPPVVQQILSSLPEDFPAGIVIAQHMPAAFTGPFAQRLNSVSKLSVKEAEPGDVLRPGCVFVAPGGRHVVLDQKISRIDVVVTDEPAGELYKPSANVLISSVAEAVGKRALGVILTGMGNDGCEGIRALKAKGGRALAQSDSTCVVYGMPKAIVDENLADAVVDLDDLAETILSNLYM, encoded by the coding sequence GTGATCAAAGTTCTTGTCGTGGATGACTCGGCCTTCATGCGGAAGGCCATCGGCACCATGCTGGAAAAAGATCCTGGAATCAACGTCGTAGGCACGGCGAGGGATGGCCGGGAAGGCCTGGATCTGGTGCGCAAGCTCGATCCGGACGTGGTTACCATGGATATAGAGATGCCCCGGATGGACGGGTTGACCGCTCTGAGGCACATCATGATGGAGTCGCCGAGGCCGGTGCTCATGGTCAGCTCCCTGACCACCGAAGGAGCAGAGGCCACGCTCAAGGCCATGGAGCTCGGGGCCGTTGATTTCATTCCCAAACAACTTTCCAAGGTCTCTTTGGACATCATCAAGATTGAAAAGGACCTCATAGCCAAGGTGAAGGCGGTCGCCTTGCGCAAGCTGCGTCATCGAGCGCCTGTACGTCACGCCGTGGCCAAGCCCCAGGCTCCGTCTCCGGCCCCGGCAAAGAGGCCAATGCCTACGAGGACGGGAAGGCCAAAGCGGGACGTGGTAGCTATCGGCGTTTCCACCGGAGGTCCGCCCGTGGTGCAGCAGATTCTGTCTTCGCTCCCCGAGGACTTTCCGGCAGGCATCGTGATTGCCCAACATATGCCGGCAGCCTTCACCGGGCCTTTTGCCCAGCGCCTCAACTCCGTCAGCAAGCTTTCGGTCAAGGAAGCCGAGCCCGGCGACGTGCTCAGGCCCGGCTGCGTGTTCGTCGCTCCCGGCGGCAGGCATGTGGTGCTGGACCAGAAAATCAGCCGTATCGACGTGGTGGTGACCGACGAGCCCGCCGGGGAGCTTTACAAACCGTCGGCGAACGTGCTCATCAGTTCCGTGGCCGAGGCTGTGGGCAAGCGTGCCCTCGGGGTCATTCTTACCGGCATGGGCAATGACGGTTGCGAGGGAATTCGGGCTCTCAAGGCCAAGGGCGGCAGGGCGTTGGCGCAAAGCGACTCCACCTGCGTGGTCTACGGCATGCCCAAGGCCATCGTCGACGAGAATCTGGCGGATGCCGTCGTGGATCTGGATGATCTGGCGGAAACCATTCTGTCCAATCTTTACATGTAG
- a CDS encoding NapC/NirT family cytochrome c has translation MDRKTKSILLIAFGIVIAFPIFSMTYYTMVRTSTPAFCGSCHEISPAVMAWKSSTHVNNGQGFVADCMDCHLPAPHDTFDFFYAKAAHGLKDVVAHFTGGAETYDRQVMKEHVWSTMKNDQCMKCHRNLLHMPAKRGAMLAHRKVLYANNGEEYRCTDCHRELVHNVRQFYDYKQFNAPYRANGLRTLGK, from the coding sequence ATGGATCGAAAAACGAAATCGATCTTGCTCATCGCTTTTGGAATCGTGATAGCATTCCCGATCTTTAGCATGACTTACTACACCATGGTGAGGACATCGACGCCTGCTTTTTGTGGCTCATGCCATGAAATCAGTCCTGCCGTTATGGCATGGAAATCGTCAACGCATGTCAATAATGGTCAAGGGTTTGTGGCAGACTGTATGGACTGTCATTTACCTGCACCACATGACACGTTTGACTTTTTTTATGCCAAAGCAGCTCACGGCCTCAAGGATGTCGTTGCCCACTTTACCGGTGGAGCGGAGACCTATGACCGTCAAGTCATGAAAGAGCATGTCTGGTCAACCATGAAAAATGACCAGTGCATGAAATGCCATCGCAACCTGCTGCATATGCCAGCGAAGCGGGGAGCAATGTTGGCGCATCGCAAAGTACTCTATGCCAACAATGGCGAGGAATACCGATGCACCGACTGTCACAGAGAATTGGTTCACAATGTCCGACAGTTCTACGACTACAAGCAGTTCAACGCTCCGTATCGAGCCAATGGCCTGCGAACTCTAGGGAAATAG
- a CDS encoding CheR family methyltransferase: MSSLFSKTISLGKELKITEQEFLSLRDFIYDQCGIYVADNRKYLLENRLGNRLKKLKLRNFEEYYNYLRYDAGKDQELKKLFEVITTNETSFYRNPPQLQVFQEQVLPEVLEGCRSKGRKLRIWSAGCSTGEEPYTISMIIHEMLKAEVGQWDIKISANDLSGRVLETARRGVYNDYTLRTTPKEIAQRYFIMDKGTNTLKEEVKKIVNFGPINLKDRAQTRLVERSQIVFCRNVIIYFDDEMKKRVIGSFYDNLLPGGYLIIGHSESLHNISRAFKPIHYPGAIVYKKEE; encoded by the coding sequence ATGTCGTCGCTTTTTTCCAAGACTATTTCCCTTGGCAAGGAACTCAAGATAACTGAACAGGAGTTCTTGAGCCTGCGGGATTTCATTTATGATCAATGCGGGATATATGTCGCAGACAACCGCAAGTATTTGTTGGAGAATCGGCTTGGCAACCGGTTGAAGAAACTCAAGCTGCGTAATTTCGAGGAGTATTACAATTACCTGCGGTACGATGCGGGCAAGGATCAGGAATTGAAGAAACTGTTCGAGGTCATCACGACTAATGAGACAAGTTTCTATCGCAACCCACCGCAGTTGCAGGTGTTTCAAGAGCAGGTCCTGCCGGAGGTGCTTGAGGGATGCCGCAGCAAGGGAAGGAAGCTGCGGATCTGGTCCGCCGGTTGTTCCACCGGGGAGGAGCCTTATACCATCTCCATGATCATTCATGAAATGCTCAAGGCCGAGGTGGGGCAATGGGACATCAAAATCTCTGCCAACGATCTTTCCGGACGGGTTTTGGAAACGGCGCGCCGTGGTGTATATAATGATTATACCTTGCGCACCACGCCCAAGGAGATCGCGCAACGGTATTTTATCATGGACAAAGGAACCAACACCTTGAAGGAAGAGGTCAAGAAGATCGTCAACTTCGGCCCCATCAATCTCAAGGACCGGGCGCAAACCCGGTTGGTGGAGCGTTCCCAGATCGTTTTTTGTCGCAATGTGATAATATATTTTGACGATGAAATGAAAAAAAGAGTCATTGGGTCATTCTACGACAATCTCCTGCCGGGAGGGTATTTGATCATCGGCCATTCGGAGTCGTTGCACAATATCAGCCGGGCCTTCAAGCCGATCCACTATCCAGGAGCGATCGTCTACAAGAAGGAGGAATAG
- a CDS encoding response regulator translates to MAKHILIVDDSKTVRNLVAFIMKKEGFRVTSAEDGLDGLEKLYSAEQVDLIVSDVNMPRMDGLTFIKTVREQEAYRDIPIVVLSTEGQDKDIATGLTVGANLYMVKPAQPEKLVRNVKMLLG, encoded by the coding sequence ATGGCCAAGCATATTCTCATTGTTGATGATTCCAAGACGGTTCGGAATCTGGTGGCCTTCATCATGAAGAAGGAAGGATTCAGGGTCACTTCGGCGGAAGACGGACTGGACGGACTGGAAAAATTATACAGCGCAGAGCAGGTGGATCTCATTGTTTCCGATGTGAACATGCCGCGCATGGACGGTTTGACCTTCATCAAGACCGTGCGGGAGCAGGAGGCTTATCGCGACATCCCCATTGTCGTACTTTCCACCGAGGGGCAGGACAAGGATATTGCGACGGGCTTGACCGTCGGCGCCAATCTGTACATGGTCAAACCTGCGCAGCCTGAAAAGTTGGTGCGCAACGTAAAGATGCTGCTCGGCTGA